A single window of Micrococcaceae bacterium Sec5.1 DNA harbors:
- the pth gene encoding aminoacyl-tRNA hydrolase, whose translation MTDTWLIVGLGNPGSEYSNNRHNVGQMVLDELASRMGGKFKTHKARAQVVEGRLGIGGPRVVLAKPMTYMNVSGGPVAGLSNFFDIAPDHVIAVHDEIDIPFNTVKLKIGGGEGGHNGLRDISKALATKDYLRVRVGVGRPPGRMDTADFVLRDFATAEKKELPFLLDEAADAVELLVNEGLLAAQQKHHAART comes from the coding sequence ATGACTGACACTTGGCTGATAGTTGGCCTCGGCAACCCCGGCAGTGAGTACAGCAACAACCGGCACAACGTGGGCCAGATGGTGCTTGACGAGCTGGCATCGCGGATGGGCGGCAAGTTCAAGACCCACAAGGCCAGGGCCCAGGTAGTAGAGGGTCGGTTGGGGATAGGCGGACCCCGCGTAGTGCTGGCCAAGCCGATGACCTACATGAACGTTTCCGGTGGTCCTGTGGCGGGCTTGAGCAATTTCTTCGACATCGCGCCGGACCACGTTATTGCCGTCCATGATGAGATCGATATTCCCTTCAACACGGTCAAGCTCAAGATAGGTGGAGGTGAGGGTGGTCATAACGGCCTTCGCGATATCTCCAAGGCACTGGCAACAAAGGACTATTTGCGCGTGCGGGTAGGGGTGGGCAGGCCTCCGGGACGTATGGATACCGCTGATTTTGTGCTGCGGGATTTCGCAACGGCCGAGAAGAAGGAATTGCCGTTTCTGCTGGACGAGGCGGCTGACGCGGTGGAACTGCTGGTCAATGAGGGGCTGTTGGCGGCACAGCAGAAGCATCATGCCGCAAGAACTTGA
- a CDS encoding 50S ribosomal protein L25/general stress protein Ctc: MSEQKLTAELRTEFGKGFARRARMAGQIPAVIYGHGAEPIHINLPGRATTLAVRVSNALLAIDVDGEQHLTLVKDIQRDPVKQIIEHVDLQTVQAGEKVTVDIAIHVSGEVAPGAVASLEATTVSLEAEATHVPTAVEVDIEGRKAGENIHASDLVLPKGSTLLTEGDTLVVRISETASEAEEETTAAAE, translated from the coding sequence ATGTCTGAGCAGAAGCTCACCGCAGAACTGCGCACGGAATTCGGCAAGGGTTTTGCCCGCCGTGCACGCATGGCCGGCCAGATCCCGGCTGTCATCTACGGCCACGGCGCAGAGCCGATCCACATCAACCTGCCCGGCCGCGCCACCACGCTGGCTGTCCGCGTTTCCAACGCCCTGCTGGCGATCGACGTCGACGGCGAGCAGCACCTGACGCTCGTCAAGGACATCCAGCGCGACCCGGTTAAGCAGATCATCGAGCACGTTGACCTCCAGACCGTCCAGGCCGGCGAGAAGGTTACCGTTGACATCGCCATCCACGTTTCCGGTGAAGTTGCTCCGGGTGCTGTTGCCAGCCTCGAAGCCACCACGGTTTCCCTTGAGGCCGAGGCAACCCACGTGCCTACCGCCGTCGAGGTTGACATCGAAGGCCGTAAGGCTGGGGAGAACATCCACGCATCGGACCTCGTCCTGCCGAAGGGTTCCACCCTGCTCACTGAAGGTGACACCCTGGTGGTCCGTATCTCCGAGACCGCTTCTGAAGCTGAAGAAGAAACCACGGCAGCAGCTGAGTAG
- a CDS encoding ribose-phosphate diphosphokinase has protein sequence MSEITAHGEKKLILAAGRAHPELAQEIAKELETELLPIDAYDFANGEIYVRSAESVRGTDAFVIQAHPAPLNNWLMEQLIMIDSLKRASAKRITVVSPFYPYSRQDKKGRGREPISARLVADLYKTAGADRIMSVDLHTSQIQGFFDGPVDHLMAIPLLADYIRTKVEADNITVVSPDTGRVRVAEQWAERLGGAPLAFVHKSRDLTVPNQAVSKTVVGQVEGRTCVLIDDMIDTGGTISGAVQVLKNAGAKDVIIACTHAVFSDPAAQRLADSGAREVVVTNTLPIPAEKRFPQLTVLSIAPLIARAIREVFDDGSVTSLFDGKA, from the coding sequence ATGAGCGAAATTACCGCACACGGCGAGAAGAAATTGATTCTCGCCGCCGGAAGGGCACATCCGGAGCTGGCGCAGGAAATCGCGAAGGAGCTGGAGACCGAGCTCCTGCCCATCGACGCCTACGACTTCGCCAATGGGGAAATCTATGTCCGTTCAGCCGAGAGCGTGCGCGGCACGGATGCCTTCGTCATCCAGGCACACCCGGCCCCGCTGAACAACTGGCTTATGGAGCAGTTGATCATGATCGACTCCCTCAAGCGCGCCTCTGCCAAGAGGATTACGGTTGTTTCACCGTTCTACCCGTACTCCCGCCAGGACAAGAAGGGCCGCGGCCGCGAGCCCATTTCCGCCCGCCTGGTAGCGGACCTGTACAAGACCGCCGGTGCGGACCGCATCATGTCCGTGGACCTGCACACCTCCCAGATCCAGGGCTTCTTCGATGGCCCCGTTGACCACCTGATGGCGATCCCGCTGCTTGCCGACTACATTCGCACCAAGGTGGAGGCGGACAACATCACTGTTGTTTCGCCGGACACCGGCCGCGTCCGCGTGGCCGAACAGTGGGCGGAACGACTGGGCGGTGCCCCGCTGGCATTCGTTCACAAGAGCCGCGACCTCACGGTGCCCAACCAGGCCGTCTCCAAGACCGTTGTTGGCCAGGTTGAAGGCCGCACCTGCGTGCTTATTGACGACATGATCGACACCGGTGGAACCATCTCCGGCGCCGTCCAGGTCCTTAAGAACGCCGGCGCCAAGGATGTCATCATCGCTTGCACGCACGCCGTTTTCTCGGATCCGGCAGCGCAGCGCCTCGCTGATTCCGGCGCACGCGAAGTTGTTGTCACCAACACCCTGCCCATCCCGGCAGAGAAGCGCTTCCCGCAGCTCACGGTGCTGTCCATCGCACCGTTGATCGCGCGCGCCATTCGTGAAGTGTTCGACGACGGGTCGGTCACCAGCCTCTTCGACGGCAAAGCCTGA
- the glmU gene encoding bifunctional UDP-N-acetylglucosamine diphosphorylase/glucosamine-1-phosphate N-acetyltransferase GlmU, whose product MSPETTGPAAVIVLAAGAGTRMKSRTPKILHEIGGLSMVGHALLAARSIKPLKLALVVRHERDRVAEHVSALDPEAVIVDQDEIPGTGRAVEVALTALDAEAELTGTVVVTYGDVPLLTGELLGELVATHEAQGNAVTVLTAVLDDASGYGRILRAEDGTVTGIREHKDASEAEHTILEVNSGIYAFDAAVLRNALTRVTTDNAQGEMYLTDVLGLARDAGGRVAAVVTQDRWQVEGANDRIQLSALGAELNRRIVESWMRAGVTVVDPSTTWIDSTVRLDEDVRLLPNTQLHGSTTVARDAVVGPDTTLTDVNVGEGAKVTRTHGSGSTIGAKASVGPFTYLRPGTVLGETGKIGAFYETKNVTIGRGSKLSHLGYAGDAEIGEDTNIGCGNITANYDGEKKHRTVIGSGVRTGSNTVFVAPVTVGDGAYSGAGAVVRKDVPPGALALSLAAQRNVEGWVQDNRPGTVSAKLAQAAQDSLLTPAPTSSQSPATTEEGKQA is encoded by the coding sequence GTGAGCCCCGAAACCACCGGTCCCGCAGCAGTCATCGTCTTGGCTGCAGGTGCCGGAACGCGAATGAAGTCGCGGACTCCCAAAATTCTCCACGAAATCGGCGGCCTCTCCATGGTGGGTCACGCCCTCCTCGCCGCCCGTTCCATCAAGCCTTTGAAGCTGGCCCTTGTTGTCCGGCACGAGCGCGATCGCGTCGCAGAACACGTCTCCGCGCTGGATCCGGAAGCCGTGATCGTTGACCAGGACGAGATCCCCGGCACGGGACGCGCTGTGGAGGTTGCCCTCACGGCCCTCGACGCTGAAGCCGAGCTCACCGGCACTGTGGTTGTCACCTACGGAGATGTGCCCCTGCTGACCGGCGAATTGCTGGGCGAGCTCGTGGCCACGCATGAAGCCCAGGGCAACGCCGTTACAGTGCTCACTGCCGTTTTGGACGACGCCTCGGGTTACGGCCGCATCCTTCGCGCCGAAGACGGCACAGTCACCGGCATCCGCGAGCACAAGGATGCAAGCGAAGCCGAGCACACCATCCTTGAGGTCAACTCGGGTATTTACGCCTTCGACGCCGCTGTGCTGCGGAATGCGCTGACGCGGGTCACCACTGACAACGCGCAGGGCGAGATGTACCTCACCGATGTCCTCGGCTTGGCGCGCGACGCCGGTGGCCGGGTTGCCGCCGTCGTCACCCAGGACCGCTGGCAGGTTGAGGGCGCCAACGACCGCATCCAGCTTTCCGCGCTCGGCGCCGAGCTGAATCGCCGCATCGTCGAGTCCTGGATGCGGGCGGGCGTGACCGTGGTGGATCCCTCCACCACCTGGATCGACTCCACGGTGAGGCTCGATGAAGACGTCCGCTTGCTGCCCAATACGCAACTGCACGGTTCCACCACTGTGGCGAGGGACGCCGTCGTGGGTCCCGATACAACGCTGACCGATGTCAACGTTGGCGAAGGCGCCAAAGTGACCCGCACGCATGGCTCAGGTTCCACTATCGGCGCCAAAGCAAGCGTTGGACCGTTTACCTACCTCCGCCCCGGCACGGTACTGGGGGAGACGGGCAAGATCGGCGCCTTCTACGAAACCAAGAACGTGACCATCGGCCGCGGTTCCAAGCTGTCCCATCTCGGCTACGCAGGTGACGCTGAAATCGGCGAGGACACCAACATCGGCTGTGGCAACATCACCGCGAATTACGACGGCGAGAAGAAGCACCGCACGGTGATCGGCTCGGGCGTGCGCACGGGTTCAAACACCGTCTTTGTAGCGCCAGTGACCGTGGGTGATGGCGCCTACAGCGGCGCCGGTGCCGTCGTCCGCAAGGACGTCCCGCCGGGAGCCCTCGCCCTTAGCCTGGCCGCACAACGAAACGTCGAAGGTTGGGTGCAAGACAACCGCCCGGGCACTGTCTCCGCGAAGCTGGCGCAGGCCGCGCAGGACTCCCTGCTGACCCCCGCCCCCACATCCTCACAATCTCCAGCAACCACAGAAGAGGGCAAACAGGCATGA
- a CDS encoding TetR/AcrR family transcriptional regulator yields MTGQQRRSQLIGIGRALFAAKGLDGTTIEEIAASAGVSKPVIYEHFGSKEGLYRQVVETEFRILLDSITEALSTEAKPRVLVERAALALLGYIEDRTDGFRILMRDAPPSQPEGAFSTLLSHVTARVEHLLSDEFARRGFSAADGAMYAQMLVGMVAMTGQWWLDSREPDKRAVAAHLVNLAWNGLTGLQKEPELRSDG; encoded by the coding sequence ATGACGGGACAACAGCGCCGCTCCCAGCTCATCGGCATTGGCCGGGCGCTCTTCGCAGCCAAGGGCCTTGACGGCACCACAATTGAAGAAATTGCCGCCAGTGCGGGCGTCTCCAAGCCCGTGATCTACGAGCACTTTGGGTCCAAGGAGGGCCTCTACCGGCAGGTTGTCGAAACCGAATTCCGGATCCTCCTGGACTCCATCACCGAGGCACTGAGCACGGAGGCCAAACCCCGCGTCCTGGTGGAGCGCGCAGCACTTGCACTCCTTGGCTACATCGAAGACCGCACCGACGGCTTCCGGATCCTCATGCGCGACGCACCGCCCTCACAACCCGAAGGCGCCTTCTCCACGTTGCTCTCCCACGTCACCGCCCGGGTGGAACACCTGCTCTCGGATGAATTCGCCCGCCGCGGATTCAGCGCTGCCGACGGCGCTATGTACGCTCAGATGCTCGTGGGAATGGTCGCGATGACAGGCCAATGGTGGCTGGACAGCCGTGAGCCGGACAAACGCGCGGTGGCAGCTCACCTGGTGAACCTGGCCTGGAACGGACTGACGGGGCTGCAGAAGGAGCCCGAGCTCCGCTCCGACGGCTGA